A single Tindallia californiensis DNA region contains:
- the trpD gene encoding anthranilate phosphoribosyltransferase codes for MKSLTPMVEKLMSNQSLKAEEMIESMEAIMDGNVNEIQMAAFLTALRHKGESVNELVAATKTMRNRAKTLPYSCAEAVDTCGTGGDGGKTFNVSTASAIVAAAGGAKVLKHGNRSVSSKSGSADVLEVMGINIHQEPEEAMGKLHRHGMAFLYAPDYHASMKNVANVRKTLGFRSIFNLLGPLANPGSVKYQLMGVYSKSLVKRMAETLRALGTTHAMVVHGSDGMDELTVTGDSYVCEIKDGKLQEYQIKPQELGLELVDPEELEGKGAKENAAIILSVLRGKRNGNRSIVILNAGAVLYIAGVARNMQEGVLKAAEIIDDGRAFDFYKLIRSNKEKVENRVC; via the coding sequence ATGAAATCCTTGACGCCAATGGTAGAAAAATTGATGAGTAATCAATCACTAAAAGCAGAAGAAATGATAGAAAGTATGGAAGCAATTATGGATGGAAACGTAAACGAGATACAGATGGCCGCTTTTTTAACGGCTCTTCGACATAAAGGCGAATCGGTAAACGAGCTGGTGGCTGCAACAAAAACAATGCGCAACCGGGCGAAGACACTGCCTTATTCATGTGCAGAAGCTGTAGACACCTGTGGAACCGGTGGCGACGGAGGAAAAACATTTAATGTATCTACAGCGTCAGCGATCGTAGCGGCAGCAGGTGGTGCAAAGGTGTTGAAACATGGTAATCGAAGTGTGTCTAGTAAATCTGGCAGCGCAGATGTATTAGAAGTTATGGGAATTAATATTCATCAGGAGCCGGAAGAAGCTATGGGAAAACTTCATCGACATGGAATGGCTTTTTTATACGCACCGGATTATCATGCCAGCATGAAAAACGTTGCTAATGTTCGCAAAACACTAGGGTTTCGAAGCATTTTTAATTTATTAGGTCCCTTAGCTAATCCTGGATCCGTAAAATATCAGCTAATGGGTGTTTATAGCAAATCTCTGGTAAAAAGGATGGCTGAAACCTTAAGAGCTTTAGGGACAACCCATGCTATGGTAGTCCATGGTTCGGATGGTATGGATGAACTAACGGTAACCGGTGATTCTTATGTATGCGAAATAAAGGATGGAAAATTACAAGAATATCAGATCAAGCCACAGGAGTTAGGACTGGAATTAGTCGACCCTGAAGAACTGGAAGGAAAAGGAGCGAAAGAAAATGCGGCGATTATTCTTAGTGTGCTGCGAGGAAAACGAAATGGAAACCGATCTATTGTAATCTTAAATGCAGGAGCGGTGTTATATATAGCAGGAGTGGCAAGGAATATGCAAGAAGGTGTTCTGAAGGCGGCTGAAATAATTGATGATGGCCGGGCATTTGATTTTTATAAACTGATAAGATCAAATAAAGAAAAGGTGGAGAATAGGGTATGCTGA
- a CDS encoding NYN domain-containing protein, giving the protein MTKKENGNKDQRMALLIDGDNAQPSLIAKMLTEAGKYGAVTIKRIYGDWTTPEMKSWKESLNNHAFQPIQQFRYTVGKNATDSALIIDAMDILHGRLVDGFAIVSSDSDYTRLATRIRENGTFVMGIGEQKTPKAFVNACDIFIYTENIAPKDSKSTSKSSNNRKKEKTKDSVLMDLLKEAYEMVVQEDGWTHLGSLGKALLQLDPGFDPRSYGFRQLSQLIEAFPKYFQLKRMDDVGPSSVYVKLIE; this is encoded by the coding sequence TTGACTAAAAAAGAAAATGGTAATAAAGATCAACGAATGGCTTTATTAATAGACGGAGATAATGCTCAACCTTCTTTAATCGCTAAAATGCTAACAGAAGCTGGTAAATATGGCGCTGTTACTATTAAACGGATTTATGGAGATTGGACAACTCCTGAAATGAAAAGTTGGAAAGAGTCTTTAAATAACCATGCTTTCCAGCCAATTCAACAGTTTCGTTATACTGTTGGTAAAAACGCAACTGATAGCGCTCTAATTATTGATGCAATGGATATACTCCACGGCAGATTAGTGGACGGATTTGCCATTGTGTCCAGCGATAGCGATTATACTCGTTTAGCTACTCGCATACGAGAGAACGGTACTTTTGTGATGGGAATTGGCGAACAAAAAACACCGAAAGCTTTCGTAAATGCATGCGACATCTTTATCTATACTGAAAACATCGCTCCAAAAGACTCAAAATCAACGAGTAAATCATCTAATAATCGAAAAAAAGAGAAAACAAAAGACTCTGTTTTAATGGATTTATTAAAAGAAGCCTACGAAATGGTTGTTCAGGAAGATGGATGGACTCATCTCGGCTCTCTGGGAAAAGCATTGTTGCAGCTTGATCCTGGTTTTGATCCAAGAAGTTATGGGTTTCGTCAGCTTTCACAACTGATTGAAGCCTTCCCAAAATATTTTCAGCTTAAAAGAATGGATGATGTTGGCCCCAGTAGTGTCTATGTTAAATTAATCGAGTAA
- a CDS encoding phosphoribosylanthranilate isomerase, translating into MTQVKICGISKPEELIGIQKGMPDYIGFVFAPSKRKVSLEQAISLSKAVNAKINRVGVFVDMKTDELLKQAAGVPLDIIQLHGDESPEYCRCIKQEGYKVWKSFTIRTQFDLEKIKDYQVDGYLVDAAGPLKGGNGITFPWEWAQHISVEGKLILAGGLKIENVEEAIKMVKPDVLDVSSGVEVQGRKNENKVLELINQIRRKQK; encoded by the coding sequence ATGACTCAGGTGAAGATATGTGGTATTAGTAAGCCGGAAGAATTGATAGGAATTCAAAAGGGGATGCCAGACTATATAGGGTTTGTTTTTGCTCCCAGCAAAAGAAAAGTATCTTTGGAACAGGCGATAAGCTTATCGAAAGCAGTAAATGCGAAGATTAATCGTGTTGGTGTGTTTGTAGACATGAAAACAGATGAACTGCTGAAACAAGCGGCTGGGGTACCTCTTGATATTATTCAACTTCATGGAGATGAAAGTCCGGAGTATTGTAGGTGTATTAAGCAAGAGGGATATAAAGTTTGGAAAAGTTTTACGATCCGAACACAGTTTGATTTGGAGAAGATAAAGGACTATCAGGTAGATGGATATTTGGTAGATGCAGCAGGACCACTGAAAGGTGGAAATGGGATTACGTTTCCATGGGAATGGGCTCAACATATTTCTGTAGAAGGTAAGCTGATACTGGCTGGTGGACTAAAAATAGAAAATGTAGAAGAAGCTATTAAAATGGTGAAACCAGATGTCTTGGATGTTAGCAGTGGAGTGGAAGTACAGGGAAGAAAAAATGAGAACAAGGTTCTGGAATTGATTAATCAAATAAGGAGAAAACAAAAGTGA
- the trpA gene encoding tryptophan synthase subunit alpha — protein MTRINTKFMSLKEDKKKALIPFIMAGDPDINTTIKLVLELEKAGADIIELGLPYSDPLADGPVLQRSAKKAIEKGMDMDQYLKLIESIRQKTEVPLVGLVYVNSLLQYGWDDFGKCAKKAGLDGVIIPDLPKEARFYDGFALSPLPITEIRLVAPTSGERVRTIAKDADGFLYCIASKGVTGARNTLDEGLETFMTQVRQETNCPTALGFGISSPEMVMEIRELADGFIIGSSLMEKVEEDVKRNKGFVKTIDFIATLREALDKNR, from the coding sequence ATGACAAGAATTAATACAAAATTTATGTCTTTGAAAGAGGATAAGAAAAAAGCACTTATTCCATTTATAATGGCGGGAGATCCGGATATAAATACAACGATCAAACTGGTTTTGGAACTGGAGAAAGCTGGTGCTGATATTATCGAACTGGGTCTGCCTTACTCTGACCCGTTAGCCGATGGGCCTGTTCTACAACGTTCTGCGAAAAAAGCGATAGAAAAGGGAATGGATATGGATCAGTATTTGAAACTGATAGAGAGCATTAGACAAAAGACAGAAGTACCATTGGTAGGGCTTGTTTATGTGAATAGCTTACTTCAATATGGATGGGATGATTTTGGGAAATGTGCTAAAAAAGCGGGGTTAGATGGCGTAATCATTCCTGATCTGCCTAAAGAAGCTAGATTTTATGATGGGTTTGCCCTTTCGCCCTTACCAATCACTGAGATACGATTGGTAGCACCAACTTCTGGTGAACGTGTGCGCACTATTGCAAAAGATGCAGATGGTTTCCTGTACTGCATTGCTTCTAAAGGAGTTACAGGAGCTAGAAATACCTTGGATGAGGGGCTGGAAACATTTATGACTCAGGTAAGACAGGAAACAAACTGTCCGACAGCACTTGGTTTTGGGATATCGTCTCCGGAAATGGTGATGGAAATTCGCGAGTTGGCAGATGGGTTCATCATAGGGAGCTCATTAATGGAAAAGGTGGAAGAAGATGTAAAAAGAAATAAGGGCTTCGTGAAGACCATCGACTTTATTGCTACATTACGTGAAGCTTTGGATAAAAATAGATAG
- a CDS encoding anthranilate synthase component II translates to MIIILDNYDSFTYNLFQYIGEINPKVKVIRNNEVTVHEIERMNPSHIVVSPGPGFPTDAGISIDLIRELSPRIPTLGICLGHQAIGEAYGGKVIHAIHRVHGKTDKIYHTNSKILEGIPTGFHATRYHSLVVKPEGLPSELKVTAVTDKQEIMAMEHEKHPVYGLQFHPESLATEYGKEMIKNFLRKEIVA, encoded by the coding sequence ATGATTATTATACTGGATAACTATGATTCCTTTACGTACAATCTGTTTCAATATATTGGAGAAATAAACCCGAAGGTAAAGGTGATACGGAATAATGAAGTTACAGTACATGAGATTGAAAGAATGAACCCTTCACATATAGTTGTCTCGCCAGGACCAGGCTTTCCGACAGATGCTGGAATTTCTATTGATCTCATTCGCGAGTTGAGTCCACGTATTCCCACGCTTGGTATTTGTCTTGGCCATCAGGCAATAGGAGAAGCCTATGGTGGAAAAGTAATACACGCGATTCATCGAGTACATGGTAAGACGGATAAAATTTACCATACGAATAGTAAAATCTTGGAAGGGATACCAACCGGTTTTCATGCAACGCGATACCATTCCCTAGTGGTAAAGCCAGAAGGATTGCCGAGTGAGTTGAAAGTGACAGCTGTTACCGATAAACAGGAAATTATGGCGATGGAACATGAAAAACATCCAGTATATGGTCTGCAGTTTCATCCTGAATCGCTGGCTACAGAGTATGGAAAAGAAATGATAAAAAATTTTTTGAGAAAGGAGATTGTTGCATGA
- the trpC gene encoding indole-3-glycerol phosphate synthase TrpC encodes MLSKILDTAKKNLQVQQNLLPEHILRKEMEEKETDVAKTVELLPHLIEKSQGEMPAIVAEIKRASPSKGTLRNIKNPAKVAKEYQEAGAAAISVLTETDFFHGSIKDFLAVKDVVRLPVLRKDFIISLYQIYQSKHMGADIILLIMAALNHKELVVFHQEAKRMGLQCLLEVHNREELERLKSLDLKKGEDYIGINNRDLKSMEVDLRITEKLCPHVPSNIPIISESGIKNSADCHNVKRWGATGVLVGESLVRQNSPGEALRNLKGEAL; translated from the coding sequence ATGCTGAGTAAAATTCTTGATACTGCTAAAAAAAATCTTCAGGTTCAACAGAATCTGTTACCGGAGCATATACTACGCAAAGAAATGGAAGAAAAAGAAACAGATGTTGCAAAAACGGTAGAATTACTTCCACATTTAATAGAAAAATCTCAGGGGGAAATGCCGGCAATTGTTGCGGAGATTAAAAGAGCATCTCCTTCAAAAGGAACATTGAGAAATATAAAAAACCCTGCAAAAGTGGCAAAGGAATATCAAGAAGCTGGTGCGGCGGCAATTTCTGTATTAACAGAAACTGATTTTTTTCATGGTTCGATTAAGGATTTTTTAGCGGTTAAAGACGTTGTAAGATTACCTGTGCTTAGAAAAGATTTCATCATTAGTCTTTATCAGATTTATCAAAGCAAGCACATGGGGGCAGATATCATATTATTAATAATGGCTGCTTTGAATCATAAAGAATTAGTCGTTTTTCATCAAGAAGCAAAACGTATGGGTTTACAGTGTTTGCTGGAAGTTCATAACAGAGAAGAACTGGAACGACTAAAAAGCTTAGATCTTAAAAAAGGGGAAGACTATATAGGGATTAACAATCGGGATCTTAAATCGATGGAAGTAGACCTTCGGATAACGGAGAAGTTATGTCCTCATGTTCCGTCTAATATTCCGATTATTAGTGAAAGTGGTATCAAGAACAGTGCGGATTGTCATAACGTTAAAAGATGGGGTGCTACAGGGGTATTAGTGGGTGAAAGTCTTGTGAGACAAAATTCACCGGGAGAGGCACTTCGGAACTTAAAAGGGGAAGCCTTATGA
- a CDS encoding DMT family transporter — MRVSGVLLVVLAAILWGLSGGLGGFLMDKGWSPLVIAFYRGSVGLLFILIWFLFRPSTWNRPMIIWSIVAGIGVAGNLGFYNISISESSIAVAATLMYTAPVFVFLISFVFRMEEMSLYKWLAIFFVMLGVILLTEVYNIGPDSISLLGLVSGLASGLSYALFIFSFKYADDYGQPQGILTIAFTSFSVVMLLFVDRAEVVSVLQSPDIAWMILLGIFGAGLSFFLYITGLKRTTSTSASIVAMVEPVTASLFGYVVLSQRLALNQIAGMGIILVTVTILSTKQSKE, encoded by the coding sequence ATGCGTGTCAGTGGTGTGTTACTGGTTGTTTTAGCCGCCATTTTATGGGGCCTTTCTGGAGGGCTTGGTGGTTTTCTAATGGATAAAGGATGGAGTCCTTTGGTGATAGCTTTTTACAGGGGATCCGTAGGGTTACTATTTATTCTGATTTGGTTCTTGTTCCGACCATCAACATGGAACAGACCAATGATTATTTGGTCTATTGTTGCAGGAATTGGTGTTGCAGGAAATCTTGGTTTTTATAATATCAGTATATCAGAATCAAGCATTGCTGTAGCGGCTACCTTAATGTATACGGCGCCAGTATTTGTGTTTCTTATATCTTTTGTATTTCGGATGGAAGAGATGTCGCTATATAAATGGCTGGCGATTTTTTTTGTGATGCTTGGAGTGATATTGTTAACAGAGGTTTACAACATTGGTCCTGACAGTATTTCGCTGCTTGGTCTTGTTTCAGGGCTGGCTTCAGGACTCTCCTATGCATTATTTATTTTTAGCTTTAAATATGCAGATGATTATGGACAGCCTCAGGGAATTTTAACGATTGCATTCACCTCTTTTTCCGTAGTAATGCTTCTGTTTGTTGATCGGGCTGAAGTGGTTTCAGTCCTTCAATCGCCAGATATAGCTTGGATGATTCTACTAGGTATCTTTGGGGCAGGTTTATCCTTTTTCTTGTATATAACTGGCTTAAAACGGACAACGTCAACTTCGGCTTCTATTGTTGCGATGGTGGAGCCGGTTACAGCTTCGCTTTTCGGATATGTTGTTTTGAGTCAAAGGCTTGCATTGAACCAAATTGCCGGAATGGGTATTATATTGGTGACGGTAACTATTTTGAGTACGAAACAAAGCAAAGAATAA
- a CDS encoding DUF1295 domain-containing protein gives MKSLLFQSAIVVFAYFMLFFVMAQIIKNNSIVDMGWGPGFVVVTIYAWLTSESLTIRGSLVMILVVIWGSRLAYHIVRRNIGKPEDFRYANWRNEWGKWVVPRAFFQVFMLQGFFMLVVAYPVLLVQASARTGFGILETLGLTVWVIGFYFESVGDRQLREFKKRPENRGKIIQHGLWRYTRHPNYFGEATMWWGLWIMAIPVEWGWTGIISPLAITWLLLFVSGVPMLEKKYKGNPEFEAYAQKTNAFFPGPPKKSH, from the coding sequence ATGAAATCATTGCTTTTTCAGTCTGCCATAGTGGTTTTTGCATACTTTATGCTCTTTTTTGTGATGGCTCAGATCATTAAAAACAATTCTATTGTGGATATGGGATGGGGACCTGGTTTTGTTGTTGTTACGATTTATGCTTGGCTAACGTCAGAAAGCTTGACAATAAGAGGCAGTCTTGTTATGATTCTGGTGGTAATTTGGGGCAGTCGATTGGCCTATCACATTGTTCGACGCAATATAGGAAAACCGGAAGATTTTCGTTATGCCAACTGGCGTAACGAATGGGGTAAATGGGTGGTGCCAAGAGCCTTTTTCCAGGTCTTTATGTTGCAGGGCTTTTTCATGCTGGTAGTGGCCTATCCGGTGCTGCTGGTGCAAGCATCAGCCAGAACTGGTTTTGGGATTCTTGAAACATTAGGGTTGACAGTTTGGGTTATTGGGTTTTATTTTGAATCCGTAGGAGATCGACAGCTTAGAGAGTTTAAGAAGAGACCGGAGAATAGAGGTAAAATTATTCAGCATGGATTGTGGCGTTATACTCGTCATCCCAATTATTTCGGAGAAGCTACTATGTGGTGGGGATTGTGGATCATGGCTATTCCTGTAGAATGGGGATGGACAGGTATCATCAGCCCCTTGGCTATCACATGGCTGCTGTTATTTGTGTCCGGAGTGCCGATGTTGGAAAAAAAATACAAGGGTAACCCGGAATTTGAAGCTTATGCACAGAAAACCAATGCTTTTTTTCCTGGACCTCCAAAGAAAAGCCATTAA
- the trpB gene encoding tryptophan synthase subunit beta produces MAMSLEKTKKIVELEDRFGIFGGQYAPEVLMSALMELEEALKKAYEDSSFSNELNRLLKEYAGRETPLYFAENLTNHLCGAKIYLKREDLNHTGSHKINNVIGQALLAKKMGKKRVIAETGAGQHGVASATISAKLGLECDVFMGAEDIRRQAQNVYKMKLLGAKVHAVDSGTGTLKDATNEAIREWIARVEDTHYIIGSVVGPHPYPVMVRNFQRVIGLEARKQIVQLENRLPDAVVACVGGGSNAIGLFHPFIEDSQVRMIGVEAGGLGLDSKQHAAALNRGSIGVIHGMLTYLMQNKDGGIEPVHSISAGLDYPGVGPEHAYLFESKRASYEAVTDQEAVQAFHLMTQLEGIIPALESSHALAQVIKMAPLMDKEQIIIMNLSGRGDKDIHTIMESGEQNDKN; encoded by the coding sequence ATGGCGATGAGTCTAGAAAAAACAAAAAAAATCGTTGAGTTGGAAGATCGGTTTGGTATTTTTGGTGGCCAATATGCACCGGAAGTGTTAATGAGTGCATTGATGGAATTAGAAGAAGCGTTAAAGAAAGCCTATGAAGACAGCTCGTTTTCAAATGAGCTTAACAGGCTCTTGAAGGAATATGCTGGACGTGAAACTCCTTTATACTTTGCAGAAAACCTAACAAATCATTTATGTGGTGCGAAAATATACCTTAAGAGAGAAGACTTGAATCATACGGGTTCTCATAAAATTAATAACGTGATCGGACAAGCTTTACTAGCTAAAAAAATGGGGAAGAAAAGGGTTATTGCAGAAACCGGAGCTGGGCAGCATGGTGTTGCATCGGCAACTATCAGTGCAAAGCTAGGTCTTGAGTGTGATGTTTTTATGGGTGCGGAAGACATACGAAGACAGGCTCAGAATGTCTATAAAATGAAACTCTTAGGGGCAAAAGTACATGCTGTGGATTCGGGGACAGGGACATTGAAAGATGCTACCAATGAAGCCATCCGAGAATGGATTGCTCGGGTGGAAGATACGCACTATATCATTGGTTCTGTTGTGGGGCCTCATCCTTATCCTGTTATGGTTAGAAATTTTCAGCGAGTGATTGGTCTGGAAGCCAGAAAACAAATAGTACAATTGGAAAACCGTCTGCCTGATGCGGTAGTGGCTTGCGTTGGTGGTGGCAGTAATGCTATTGGACTGTTTCATCCCTTTATCGAAGATTCTCAGGTTCGTATGATAGGAGTAGAAGCAGGAGGGCTGGGGTTGGATAGCAAGCAGCATGCAGCGGCTCTTAATCGTGGAAGCATAGGGGTGATTCATGGGATGTTGACGTACCTGATGCAAAATAAGGATGGGGGGATTGAACCAGTTCATTCCATATCAGCAGGCCTTGATTATCCAGGAGTTGGGCCAGAACATGCCTATCTATTTGAATCCAAAAGAGCTTCTTATGAAGCTGTTACAGATCAGGAAGCCGTTCAGGCATTTCACTTAATGACGCAGCTAGAAGGGATTATACCAGCGTTAGAAAGTTCTCATGCCTTAGCCCAGGTGATAAAAATGGCGCCATTGATGGATAAGGAACAGATTATTATTATGAACTTGTCTGGAAGAGGCGATAAGGATATTCATACTATTATGGAAAGTGGGGAGCAGAATGACAAGAATTAA
- the speE gene encoding polyamine aminopropyltransferase — MSKKWFYEKHSPSTVYGYEVSPVYEEKTKFQHLQIADNEHFGRMLILDEVVQTTEKEEFIYHEMMSHLPIMALNRPVQSILIIGGGDGGILKQCLKHESLKRITMVDIDQRVIEISKEMLFFSDAFDDPRFELIVGDGAAYVAGEIAQSRKFDVIIVDSPDPIGPAKILFEMPFYQDIRKCLNDDGVMVRQAGVPVFQAPELKEAVERVARCFPKVEVYRGVVPVYGGDMAFVIASADGHSCKTPRTKFTGNYYNKPFHQAAFSLPTWWYDLTGLTMDE; from the coding sequence ATGTCAAAAAAATGGTTTTATGAAAAGCACAGTCCATCAACCGTTTATGGGTATGAAGTATCACCTGTTTACGAAGAAAAGACTAAATTTCAGCATTTACAAATTGCTGACAATGAACATTTTGGAAGAATGCTTATTTTAGATGAAGTTGTGCAGACAACTGAAAAAGAAGAGTTTATTTATCACGAAATGATGAGCCACCTTCCTATCATGGCATTAAATCGACCAGTTCAATCGATTCTGATCATTGGTGGTGGTGACGGTGGAATTCTCAAACAATGTCTAAAACACGAAAGCTTAAAACGGATTACGATGGTGGATATTGATCAACGAGTAATTGAAATAAGTAAGGAAATGCTCTTCTTTTCCGATGCTTTTGATGATCCCAGGTTTGAACTTATTGTTGGTGATGGTGCGGCCTATGTCGCTGGTGAAATTGCTCAAAGTCGAAAATTCGATGTCATCATCGTCGATTCTCCAGACCCTATCGGTCCAGCTAAAATTTTATTTGAAATGCCTTTTTATCAGGATATCCGGAAGTGTCTAAATGATGATGGTGTAATGGTCCGACAAGCTGGTGTACCCGTGTTTCAAGCTCCAGAATTGAAAGAAGCTGTCGAGAGAGTTGCACGGTGCTTTCCAAAAGTAGAAGTGTACAGAGGAGTCGTTCCTGTTTATGGAGGAGATATGGCTTTTGTTATTGCCTCCGCTGATGGTCACAGTTGTAAAACTCCAAGAACTAAATTTACTGGTAATTATTATAATAAGCCATTTCATCAAGCTGCCTTTTCACTTCCTACTTGGTGGTATGATTTAACCGGCCTTACCATGGATGAATAA
- the trpE gene encoding anthranilate synthase component I, which produces MEIMSYETFRKNADGHPRICVTAVMSGDMETPITLYRKLAEKGGTFLLESVSDGSQRGRYSFIGSGVDKRITAYGHKWKVWNREGCLAEGEGKVMDCLRNIIGETIPSPLEEGPDLIGGVVGMMGYDLIRQYESLGESEGDDWKLPDADFFVVNQLAVYDHAKQTIVLIEVVENEGQLYDQYNMAVKKLKEMNRKIFQPLVDQEENKDQDDNPSRKITSTESPLSFEKKVKQAKEYIRNGDIFQVVLSQRYCVDPAPSSFETYRKLRALNPSPYLFYFDFDDYQLVGASPEMLVKCVKGVVETCPIAGTKPRGCTLEEDQKMAEEMVSDEKEQAEHLMLVDLARNDVGKVAEFGSVTVDPFMVVKKFSHVIHLVTEVQGKLRQELDSFDAFIACFPAGTLSGAPKIRAMEIIDELEPEKRGSYGGAVGYFSYNGNMDSCITIRSILFHQKKAYVQAGAGVVEDSVPEEEYKESCRKAQGLMQVLVQKDERKGHK; this is translated from the coding sequence ATGGAAATAATGTCCTACGAAACCTTCAGAAAAAATGCTGATGGTCATCCCCGGATTTGCGTGACAGCTGTAATGTCTGGAGATATGGAGACGCCAATAACCCTATATAGAAAGCTGGCAGAAAAAGGGGGAACATTTTTGTTGGAAAGTGTGTCAGATGGAAGTCAGCGTGGTCGATATTCTTTTATTGGCAGTGGAGTAGATAAAAGGATAACGGCTTATGGCCATAAATGGAAAGTATGGAATAGAGAAGGTTGTTTAGCAGAAGGGGAAGGAAAGGTAATGGATTGCCTAAGAAATATAATAGGTGAAACCATTCCCTCGCCATTAGAAGAAGGCCCTGATTTAATCGGCGGAGTTGTTGGAATGATGGGATACGATTTAATACGGCAATATGAATCCTTAGGAGAGTCAGAGGGGGATGATTGGAAACTACCGGATGCAGATTTTTTTGTAGTAAACCAGCTAGCTGTTTACGATCATGCAAAACAGACGATCGTACTTATCGAGGTGGTAGAAAATGAGGGACAACTATATGATCAATATAATATGGCTGTAAAAAAATTGAAAGAAATGAATCGCAAAATTTTTCAGCCTCTTGTGGATCAAGAAGAAAATAAAGATCAAGATGACAATCCTTCGAGAAAAATAACTAGTACAGAATCGCCGCTTAGTTTTGAAAAAAAAGTAAAACAAGCGAAAGAATATATTCGGAATGGTGATATCTTTCAAGTGGTGTTATCTCAACGATACTGTGTGGATCCAGCACCATCGTCTTTTGAAACTTATCGGAAATTAAGGGCATTGAATCCATCGCCTTATCTTTTTTACTTTGATTTTGATGACTATCAACTGGTGGGAGCTTCGCCAGAGATGCTGGTGAAATGTGTTAAAGGAGTTGTTGAAACTTGTCCTATTGCAGGAACAAAACCCAGAGGCTGCACGTTGGAAGAAGATCAGAAGATGGCAGAGGAGATGGTTTCCGATGAAAAAGAACAGGCAGAACATCTGATGCTGGTAGATCTAGCAAGGAATGATGTAGGAAAAGTTGCTGAATTTGGCAGCGTTACCGTAGACCCTTTTATGGTCGTTAAAAAGTTTTCTCATGTGATACATTTGGTAACAGAGGTGCAAGGGAAGCTTAGGCAGGAGCTTGACTCTTTCGATGCATTTATTGCGTGTTTTCCGGCGGGCACCTTATCAGGAGCTCCTAAAATAAGAGCGATGGAGATTATAGACGAGCTGGAACCGGAGAAAAGGGGTTCCTATGGAGGTGCTGTAGGTTATTTTAGTTACAATGGAAATATGGATAGCTGCATCACCATCAGAAGCATTTTGTTTCATCAAAAGAAAGCGTATGTACAAGCTGGTGCAGGCGTTGTAGAGGATTCAGTTCCGGAAGAGGAATATAAGGAGAGTTGTCGGAAAGCTCAGGGATTGATGCAAGTGCTTGTACAGAAAGATGAAAGGAAGGGGCATAAATAA